The genome window AGGTTGAGGAAAAAACATCAAAACCGTCGTCCGGACTGGGAATCAAACTGGGCGGCAGCAAGTAGTTCAGGATATATATATGAGTGATGAACGCAGGGAGTTTTTCCGGATCGATGACGAGGTGGCGCTTGACTACCGTTTGATCGATCATGATGAAGTCGATCAGTTACTGGAAAAGATCCAGTCTCAACTGGTAGACCGGTTTACAGCGGCATCCAGCTTTACCGCCACTACCCGGCAGATGATGAACCTGATACACAAGGTGCAGGCGCAATCGCCCGAGCTGGCGCGTTGTCTGCAGGCCATTGATCAGAAACTCAACATGATTGCCCAGTTGTTTGTTTCGGAGGAAATAAAAGAAAAGCAGCATGACACGCGGGAAGTAAACCTGAGTGCAGGCGGCGTGGCATTCCGTGCACAACATGAGCTGCCGGTTGGTAGTCTGCTGGAATTGCGCATGGTGTTGTTCCCGTCACTGGTCGGCATTCTGACGATCAGCCGGGTTGTCCACTGCGAGCGTGTGAAAGACGGGAATCCGCAGTATCCCTGGCAAATTGCGGTAGAGTACGAGCACCTGAAGGAAACCGATCGTGAGCTGCTGGTGCGGCATATCATGGCGAGAGAAACCGAACAGCTACGCAGGCAACGCACCGAAAACGACGACTGATTTCCCGGTCAAGGCACCTGGCCGGCGACCTGTTTTTCCTCTTCCTGTTGTTGCAGTTCCCAGAGATGCGCATACACGCCGGCGTGGCCAAGTAACTGACCATGACTTCCCTGTTCGACGATTTTCCCGTCCTGCATCACCAGTATCTGGTCCGCGTCGATAATCGTCGACAGACGGTGTGCGATAACGAGTGTGGTGTGGTTCTGTGCTGCGTTGCGCAGGCTTTCCAGAATGATCTGCTCGGAGTGGCTGTCGAGGCTGGAGGTGGCTTCGTCAAAGACGAGGATTTTCGGGTTTTTCAAAATGGCACGGGCGATAGCGACGCGCTGTTTTTCGCCACCTGATAACTTCAGTCCGCGCTCACCCACCACGGTGTCATAACCCTTCGGCAGACTGATAATGAAGTCATGGATATTGGCAAGCTTTGCGGCCTGTTGAATTTCTTCGAAACTGGCGTCTGTGCGTGCATAGCCAATGTTGTAGCGCAAGGTGTCGTTAAACAGCACAGTGTCCTGCGGAACAATGCCAATCGCTGCGCGCAGGCTTTGCTGGGTAACGGAACGTATATCCTGGTCATCAATGAGAATGCACCCTCCATTGACGTCATAAAACCGGAACAGCAATCTCGCGAGTGTGGATTTACCTGCCCCGCTGGGACCAACCACCGCGACCCTGTGTCCGGCAGGAATAGTAAAGCTGACTTCCCTGAGAATCGGGCGGTCCGGGTCATAGGCAAAGCTGACACGGTCGAATCGCACCTCACCATCACGCAATTTCAAAGGTACGGCATCGGGCGCGTCCTCGATCTCCGGGCGTTTTTCCAGTACATCGAACATCAGCTGCATGTCTGCAATGGCATGCTTGAGCTGGCTGTAGACAATGCCAAGGAAGTTAAGGGGTATGAACAACTGCAGCAGAAAAGCATTGATCAGTACCAGGTCGCCGATACTCAGATCACCTTCAACCACGCCACTGGAGGCCAGGATCATGATCGATGTAACGCCCAGCGCAATGATCGATGCCTGGCCCACATTCAGCGCCGATAGCGAAGTCTGGCTTTTTACCGCAGCGTCTTCCCATTCCGCAAGTGATGTGTCATAGCGCGCCAGTTCGTGCGGTTCATTACCGAAGTATTTAACGGTTTCGTAGTTGATCAGGCTGTCGATGGCCTGGGTATTGGCTCTCGAATCGGAGGCATTCATCTTTACCCGGTACTTCATTCGCCATTCGGTGATGCGGAAGGTGAAGAAGATATAAGTCATCACGGAGATAAACGTAATGACGGCGTACCACACGCTGTATTGCTTGAGCAGGATGCCGGCGATCAGGGTGACTTCCACCAGGGTAGGCAGAATACTGAACACCATGTAGTTCAGCAGCGAGCTGACACTGCGCGTACCGCGCTCGATATCGCGTGAAATGCCACCGGTCTTCCTCTCCAGGTGATAGCGCAATGATAACCGGTGCAGGTGTTCCAGCACACGAACCGACACCTTGCGCATGGCGCCATGGCGAACCCGCGCAAATACGGCGTCGCGCAGTTCGTTGAACAGGGAACTTGCCAGACGAAGCCCGCCGTAACCCAGCAACAGACCCAGTGGCAGCACCAGTTGCATGTTGTCGCGGTCCAGTGCGTCGACAATACCCTTCAGCATCAGCGGAATACCGACATTGGCAACCTTGGCCAGGATCAGAAAGGTCAGTGCCAGCACTACCCGCACCCGGTATTCCCACAAAAAAGGCGCGAGAGATCGCAGCGTTTTCAGATCATTACCGTCAGTGTCTGGTAGTTCAGTATGCCGGTTGTGCATGGATTTTCAGGTTTCCGTGGTTGTCGGGTTGATGCAAGGGTTGATTGTCACCACATTTCCCGTGTCTGTGGCGTGCCTGCCATGCAGGCGCAGCCGAATTGTACCCGAAGCCGGCAAAACGGCGGCATCAGCACGGTTTGGCTGGTATACTTGCGCGCTTTGCTGAAATCGGGAGCCTGAATCCGGAGTTAGAATCATGCCGATTTACGAATACCAATGCACTGAATGTGGCCTGGAAATGGAAAAGCTGCAAAAACTCAGCGATGAACCGCTGACGGTATGCCCCGAGTGTGGCAAGCCGACCTTGCAGAAAAAAGTATCTGCCGCCGGGTTTCGTCTCAAGGGCAGCGGCTGGTACGAGACCGATTTCAAGAGCAAGGACCGCAAGAATGTCGCCAAGGGAGACAGCAAGTCCAAAACCGGCGGGGATTCTTCCGGCAAGTCCTCTTCGGGGGACAGCAAGTAAACAACCCCGGTCAATGACCGGGGCCTGACAAGCCCATTGCCCGCCGCTCCGGCGCGGCGTTATCTGGAAATACTGAAGACTGACATGCGAACACAATACTGCGGTGAACTGAATGCGAGCCACCTCGACGCCGAGGTGACACTGGTCGGCTGGGCACACCGCCGCCGTGACCACGGCGGGGTGATTTTTATCGATCTGCGCGACCGGGAAGGTCGTGTACAGGTCGTGTTCGACCCCGATACCGAAGAGACATTCGCCACTGCCGAGCGTGTGCGCAGCGAGTATGTGCTCCAGGTAAAAGGCCGTGTACGCCGTCGTCCTGAGGGTACCGAGAACCCGGACATGGCCACCGGTGAAGTGGAGGTACTGGGCAAGGAGCTGACCATTATCAATGCGTCGGAGACGCCGCCATTCCACCTGG of Thiogranum longum contains these proteins:
- a CDS encoding PilZ domain-containing protein is translated as MSDERREFFRIDDEVALDYRLIDHDEVDQLLEKIQSQLVDRFTAASSFTATTRQMMNLIHKVQAQSPELARCLQAIDQKLNMIAQLFVSEEIKEKQHDTREVNLSAGGVAFRAQHELPVGSLLELRMVLFPSLVGILTISRVVHCERVKDGNPQYPWQIAVEYEHLKETDRELLVRHIMARETEQLRRQRTENDD
- a CDS encoding ABCB family ABC transporter ATP-binding protein/permease, encoding MHNRHTELPDTDGNDLKTLRSLAPFLWEYRVRVVLALTFLILAKVANVGIPLMLKGIVDALDRDNMQLVLPLGLLLGYGGLRLASSLFNELRDAVFARVRHGAMRKVSVRVLEHLHRLSLRYHLERKTGGISRDIERGTRSVSSLLNYMVFSILPTLVEVTLIAGILLKQYSVWYAVITFISVMTYIFFTFRITEWRMKYRVKMNASDSRANTQAIDSLINYETVKYFGNEPHELARYDTSLAEWEDAAVKSQTSLSALNVGQASIIALGVTSIMILASSGVVEGDLSIGDLVLINAFLLQLFIPLNFLGIVYSQLKHAIADMQLMFDVLEKRPEIEDAPDAVPLKLRDGEVRFDRVSFAYDPDRPILREVSFTIPAGHRVAVVGPSGAGKSTLARLLFRFYDVNGGCILIDDQDIRSVTQQSLRAAIGIVPQDTVLFNDTLRYNIGYARTDASFEEIQQAAKLANIHDFIISLPKGYDTVVGERGLKLSGGEKQRVAIARAILKNPKILVFDEATSSLDSHSEQIILESLRNAAQNHTTLVIAHRLSTIIDADQILVMQDGKIVEQGSHGQLLGHAGVYAHLWELQQQEEEKQVAGQVP
- a CDS encoding FmdB family zinc ribbon protein; protein product: MPIYEYQCTECGLEMEKLQKLSDEPLTVCPECGKPTLQKKVSAAGFRLKGSGWYETDFKSKDRKNVAKGDSKSKTGGDSSGKSSSGDSK